One Eurosta solidaginis isolate ZX-2024a chromosome 5, ASM4086904v1, whole genome shotgun sequence DNA segment encodes these proteins:
- the Ufsp2 gene encoding probable Ufm1-specific protease 2, translating into MLPKLKISAFLMKRLERIKQQCSGCLFGVLYGEGTLLLMGFNVESTIGHLNYEQIQIKFPAELDLCGLVKFGDCTDAEAHLTEILKDVDITDNPILLHCELGTLVGLRASVFMHTKLEEVPYEVMEAEQLYRDFCFTRLKCSLDFYTQQRVEDVRREMHILRKILSGGSLAFCLESTKIFLTSSGAQGQGITNDTFITDLVMAVSKAISSADGTSENSEKKNKKKSGTAILPLASVFGALGCAYDILSINVLRCKTRERNIADSGNGSIDTPPPAVAMCVKREADKVYVPLEIEAMAILCKNTKISRLYDILIESICRSLRLFEQSMVEKLEETTETPQLLRPSGYHFFPQEFGHFLSCSYLDGVSDDEPVILEKRKKLHRHFGLPVTRPYFRRANRCIFRNELGESIPLVNTHIGLRPSDVIDGKQYLIQGNYQYYHYLQQQMQDKGWGCAYRSLQTICSWFRLQGYTEKPVPTHREIQEYLVKIGDKPANFVGSSQWIGSTEVSMCLQGFLNIDSRIQHVTSGADVATLASDLAMHFQTQGTPIMIGGGVLAHTIIGIDYCSQTGKVKFLILDPHYTGGDDLQAIQAKGWCGWKGGDFWDKKSYYNLCMPQRPIMF; encoded by the exons ATGCTACCAAAGCTGAAAATATCCGCATTTCTAATGAAG CGTCTGGAACGCATCAAGCAACAATGCAGCGGATGCCTTTTTGGAGTACTTTATGGAGAAGGCACATTGTTACTTATGGGATTTAATGTTGAATCTACAATCGGCCATTTGAATTATGAACAAATCCAAATCAAGTTTCCCGCAGAATTGGATCTATGTGGGTTGGTGAAATTCGGAGATTGCACAGATGCCGAAGCGCATTTAACAGAAATATTAAAAGACGTGGACATTACAGACAATCCAATATTATTGCACTGCGAGCTGGGTACACTTGTGGGACTACGTGCATCAGTTTTTATGCACACTAAATTGGAGGAGGTGCCTTATGAAGTAATGGAAGCAGAACAGTTATATCGAGATTTCTGCTTCACAAGACTGAAATGTAGTCTAGATTTTTATACACAACAAAGAGTGGAG gaTGTACGGCGCGAAATGCATATTTTGCGGAAAATTCTTTCAGGTGGCAGCTTAGCCTTTTGCCTGGAATCTACTAAAATCTTTTTGACAAGCTCAGGAGCCCAGGGCCAGGGCATTACCAATGATACCTTCATAACTGATTTAGTGATGGCAGTTAGTAAAGCAATCAGCAGTGCTGATGGTACAAGCGAAAATTcggagaagaaaaataaaaagaaaagcggAACTGCGATTTTACCACTAGCAAGCGTTTTTGGAGCATTAGGTTGTGCTTATGATATTTTAAGTATCAATGTGCTTCGCTGCAAGACACGAGAACGGAATATTGCAGACAGTGGGAACGGCAGCATAGATACACCGCCACCGGCAGTTGCTATGTGTGTAAAACGAGAAGCAGACAAAGTTTACGTACCACTAGAAATCGAAGCAATGGCTATACtttgcaaaaatacaaaaataagccGACTGTATGATATACTTATTGAGAGCATATGTCGTTCGCTACGTTTATTCGAACAAAGTATGGTAGAAAagctggaagaaactacagaaaCGCCACAGTTACTTAGACCCTCTGGGTATCATTTTTTTCCTCAG GAATTTGGTCACTTTTTATCGTGCTCTTACTTGGATGGTGTATCGGATGATGAACCAGTGATACTGGAAAAACGTAAAAAGCTGCACCGTCACTTTGGCTTACCCGTAACACGCCCATATTTTCGTCGTGCCAACCGATGTATATTCCGTAATGAATTGGGAGAATCAATACCCTTAGTGAACACACATATTGGGTTGCGCCCTAGTGATGTTATTGACGGCAAACAATATCTTATTCAAGGAAACTATCAATACTATCATTATCTTCAGCAGCAAATGCAAGATAAAGGCTGGGGTTGTGCATACCGATCCTTGCAAACTATATGTTCATGGTTTCGTTTACAAGGATACACAGAAAAACCAGTGCCAACACATCGTGAAATTCAAGAATATTTGGTTAAGATTGGCGATAAGCCAGCAAATTTTGTCGGTTCGTCGCAATGGATAGGCTCAACAGAGGTTAGCATGTGTCTCCAGGGTTTTCTAAATATTGATTCACGTATACAACATGTTACTTCTGGTGCCGATGTTGCAACGTTAGCTTCCGACCTAGCTATGCATTTCCAAACACAAGGTACACCAATTATGATAGGTGGTGGTGTGTTGGCACATACTATTATCGGCATTGATTACTGCTCACAAAcaggaaaagtaaaatttttgatattagaTCCTCATTACACGGGTGGCGATGATTTACAAGCGATACAAGCAAAAGGTTGGTGTGGTTGGAAGGGTGGAGACTTTTGGGATAAAAAGAGCTATTATAATCTATGCATGCCTCAGAGGCCAATAATGTTTTAA